One segment of Cynocephalus volans isolate mCynVol1 chromosome 8, mCynVol1.pri, whole genome shotgun sequence DNA contains the following:
- the CAMK2N1 gene encoding calcium/calmodulin-dependent protein kinase II inhibitor 1 has protein sequence MSEVLPYGDEKLSPYGDGGDVGQIFSCRLQDTNNFFGAGQNKRPPKLGQIGRSKRVVIEDDRIDDVLKNMTDKAPPGV, from the exons ATGTCGGAGGTGCTGCCCTACGGCGACGAGAAGCTGAGCCCCTACGGCGACGGCGGCGACGTGGGCCAGATCTTCTCGTGCCGCCTGCAGGACACCAACAACTTCTTCGGCGCCGGGCAGAACAAGCGGCCGCCCAAGCTGGGCCAGATCGGCCGGAGCAAGCGTG TTGTTATTGAAGATGATAGGATTGATGACGTGCTGAAAAATATGACCGACAAGGCACCTCCCGGTGTCTAA